The DNA region CGGAAGCGGCCAAACAATATCCCGGTAAATATAAAATGAACTCTTAATGTTCCCAAATTTGAAGACGCTGCAAATTCATGCGACAAATGTTTACTTTGAAgacaaatattataattaaataaacattttcatcaatttttcatgTAATAAGCTGGATGACAACACTCTTTTTCCTTTATTAGATCAAAGTGTATATTTTCAGCTTTTTAAAATTCTGGAAAGCATTTGTCACTTACAGAAGTAAATTTTCCTTATTCCCTTTGGCAAGAGCTGGATTTGGTCCCACCACACTTGAAAGATTATTCGATTTATATCCCGAATCGTTACCactgaaaaaaatgtgaaataaaatttaaaagTCAAAGTTACACAGTACATACCGAGATattttaactttttctttctCCACCCTTTCCGATTTCAACAAACTTTTCAAAGACTGTCGGCTCATCGAAACTGGTAACAGGTTTTCATCATTCTTCCCAACAGCCTCATTATCAACCCTGCAAGAGAACACAAATAAAAATGGAAAGATTAATTAGTTATTTTCAAACTCACTCAGAACATTCAACAATTTTCCCCTCTTCTGTTTTAGATTCCATCAACGTGATACCCTTCAACAGATTCCTCGCCTTTTCCCTATCGAAATCAACACTTTCCAAAGCGATCTGTATTAGTTGTTCGGGAATGTCTTGGTGCTCCTTTTGAACATCAGATTTAACTGAAACAGTATAAAAACGATCTAGATCGAACAAAATTGGTAGAAATTCATCCAACCTGTTTCTTTTTCCTGCGTTGTCAACACTTTTGGAATTGGCGATGGCGATTTGGGATCTTCTTCTTTGTCTTCCTCCGATTTTATTTGCATCTCGTATTTCTGTTGGCTTATTTTCAAACTGTCTTTTTTTTCGAAGCCCATCTCGCGCAATTTCTCAGATGATTTTTGTATGTTATTATCGTGATTCGACAGAATTTCCAAGATCAGCGTCTCCTCTGCTTTGGGGAAAATAGACTTCATATACCTGCAACTATGTGAGGTTAGACGGGAGTATAAAAAGTTTGGAACTATACCTATTTGAAAACTGAGAAAAATAAGGCAGTTCAAACTTGTGCAGAACTTGACTGTAATAACTTTTCGTACTAATTCCCCAGCAACATTCATGATTATTGAGCATTAGTTCCAAGACAAATACTAGAGGATCCGAATGTCATTACAGTTCTTCTCACATGCGGTGCAAAATAAAAGGCTACGAAACAAAAAGCGAAGTGATCAGCTTATGCAGGATGGACCTTAGCTTGAGCTTAGGAGAAGAATGCGGCCTTGAGGTACTCCTGCAATAGTCCCCTATTCTAGGCGAATTCGTATAACTGTTAGTACCAGATGCATGGTTCATGCCTCCCTTAGCATGAGCCCTGTACACGCCTAAAGGCGGAGTCATGCTAGAAGGGGCGTGGCCCAAATTTTGAAAGATGTTACGCTGGGGCGGCGGCGTTGCGAACGGGCCTGGTGTTGTTACTGGATTTTTTTCCACCTGCAATGCACTTATGACAAGTACCTCCCGATTGTGAAACCTAGAAATGTTAGAAAGCATGACTGTGTCAGTAACGATGGCAGTGTAGTTATTGGATGAAGCTAAATACAGATCCAAAGCGATTTGGGATTAATCAAAGCGGAAACTGTCGATATGGCAGTAAGTTCTGTTTTCAGAATAATGAGAAATGTCGGGAGCAGCATGGACTAGTCGAAAAATGTGAGAAATTTCATTTATACACGGTGTTTCTCGCAAAGTATCCACTAGAAGCATCTAGAGTACTAGATGaacttttttctgaaaatttgtggaTTATAGTGAATAAACGGACCAATTTGGGCCAAACtttgttattcaaaaaaaaaaaaactctcgTTTTAGACTAGCCACGCCGTAAATGAAGTGAAGGTAATGTAAATTCTCCAAACTCATTATTCCAAAAACGGCCAATATTAGTAAAGAAAAACTGCCACAAAGAGGTAGCTCTGAATAGTATTAATATTTACTTTTTCATCAGAAGTCGAATGTGTGCTTCTGATACGGTTGGAAACATAGCAGCAATCTTCGATACAGCCTCATCTGTATTGACAGAATTGGACGACAAAGGGGATTCTTGGGTTTTTGGCCTGACGGTAAGAGGACTTCCTCTATTTCTTGGACTAAAATCCTGAAATCGTTATTATGATTGACGATTCCTCAACTTCAGGGAAGAATTTTCAATTACAATCAAACAATTACAcataaattttttaaatgatACTGTCTCCTGTCAAATGCCTGACCAGGAATATTTTAAATTATAAGAAAACCAGAATATTGATTGGAGTAATCCATTTATATGAGACAACGCTCACTAGTCATGCCATATAATCTCATGCAATAAATTTACTCATGTCTCTCCTACTTAAAAGGCTACCTGTAACAAATTTATCTTGGGGCTTTGGTGAGGAGACACCTGAAAAGCTGGTAATGGGGAATGCTGGCTGGGGTACACATAATTCCTCTTGAAATCTGGCGATCCATGCTTAATTTTCCAAAGCAGCATAGGGAAATGAATCGATTGAGAAAATTGTGGAAAAAGTTATTGGTCTCTTAGAGAAGAATGTGTTTTAACGAGTTTCTAAATAAGACGTCACATGTGTGACAATGAAAAATTACCTGCAAACCGATATATTCGGTTCCTGTATTTTTAGGGTATCCATTAGTATTACTTGTCCATTTCTTCGGGAATGTCTTACAGGGATGATCCCAAGTGGTAGTTTTATCTTGATGATTGATATAATACCTAAAATATTCAACATAAGATGCAATAGGAGTTGGAATAAAGATTTCAATTACGTTTTTCctgattttttatcaatttttgctTCCCACCCAGGGGGTAGAGTGGTCATGTCTGTCGGCatctatattattattataagaatTAATAAATTAACTAGTTTTgatatgaatattttattaataccaataccaaagattatattatctatattattatctataatctttgaccaaTACCAAAACAAATATTGATTTGTTTACACTTTTTTGGGCCATCTAGTCTGCCCTCTATTGGATAATATGTGtaaattcattattgaattacgATGATATAGAAATCTTCCAATTTTTAGGCTTCGCGAAATGTACAATTTAAAATACAATCATTTTAAATTCATATCTTATTTAGTAATacgtgaaaaatatgaaaactgAATGAATCAATCACCGCCAATTCAATTTTCCAaggatttgaatattttgaatttttagcgGTTAAAAATTTAGTTTCCTCTGTGTTCTGTTCTGTCATTCGATGTTGACCTCACTATTTTATGTTCTAATGAAGCGTTTACAAACGTATTTATTAAAAAAGGTTTAGAAATGTTTCATGAGTGTATaataacaaaaatttaattattctgGTTTGATAATAGGTAAAGAGTGAAATCTTTCATTCATTGAGGTAACTCAATGTTATTGTGATTAGTTGAAATGATTTTTCTCCGAATAACCTCTAATAATTTGTTTGTAAGCCTAAGCGAAACGCAGTAAGTAAATTTATAATTGTTTTTTACAGGGTCAGACCCGTACAAAATGTCGATTCCCCCTTATTTAATGGGGCCCAACCCCTGGGCCGCAATGATGGCCCAGCAACAATTAGCGGCTGCTCATGCACAAGCTCAGGCTCATGCTGCCGCAGCTCAGGCACACGCTCATGCTTTGCAACAGCAGATGCCTCCACCACATCCAAAACCAGATGTGATGACAGAGGATAAACTCCAGGAAAAATCACAGAAATGGCAGCAACTTCAATCGAAAAGATTTGCCGATAAACGTAAACTGGGATTCGTTGAGGCACAGAAGGAGGACATGCCTCCCGAGCATATCAGAAAGATTATTAGAGATCACGGTGATATGAGCAGCAGGAAATACAGACATGATAAGAGAGTCTACCTTGGGTAAATTGAATCATGATATATTGATTGAGATGAATCTTGAGTTTTGAATTTTAGGGCTCTGAAATATATGCCGCATGCGGTTATGAAGCTGTTGGAAAATATGCCAATGCCCTGGGAGCAGATACGAGATGTTAAAGTACTGTATCATATTACGGGAGCTATAACATTTGTGAATGAAATACCATGGGTGATTGAGCCTGTTTATATTGCTCAGTGGGGGTATGTGaactatattcttcaaaagaaaataattttacttcatttaTGATGGTTGTATTTTAGAACAATGTGGATTATGATGAGGAGGGAAAAAAGAGATCGTCGTCATTTCAAACGTATGAGGTTTCCTCCGTTCGATGACGAAGAACCCCCTTTAGATTATGCTGATAACGTATTAGATGTTGAACCTTTAGAGGCCATTCAAATTGAGTTAGACGCCGATGAGGATTCTGCAATTGCCAAGTGGTTTTACGATCACAAACCGTTAGTTGGCACTAAATATGTGAACGGTTCCACTTATAGAAGATGGAATCTAACCCTACCAATGATGGCTACCCTTTATAGGCTGGGAAATCAGTTATTAACGGATTTAGTTGATAATAATTACTTCTATCTCTTCGATACCAAAAGTTTCTTCACAGCCAAAGCCTTGAACATGGCTATTCCCGGGGGTCCAAAATTTGAACCATTGATAAAGGATATGAATCCTGCGTAAGTTTGATGAAATTATTCGTTTTTTTTGCGGTTGCTGATTTAATCTTCTCTTGTAGGGATGAAGATTGGAATGAGTTTAACGATATTAATAAGATAATAATTAGACAACCTATCAGAACAGAATACAGGATAGCTTTTCCGTATCTTTACAATAACATGCCACATTTCGTCCATCTGTCTTGGTAAGTACGAATCTCATATGTTCTGCATGTTGccactttattttttttaatttcatgtaGTCCCACAgtttgttttccattttcagaagAGCGTATCCTGAAAATGTACTAGGCTTGTGGAAAATCAAGAGTAACTCGATATTCATTTTAAAAAGTAGGTTTTTTTAGAATTGCTGTTAAGTTACTGACAAAATAGTTTTTCTATGCGTTAAGTTGAAAAATTGACGGTTTTTTGTTTGCTGGCTTCGGCTACGTCGCCGTAGTTGTCAATTCTGATGTCCATATCGCAATCGCTATCTATTCTTGATTATTATGAACACTGATATTTGAAACAAGTTCTTAATTCACTGCTGAAATCGTACAGATTTCGTGAAGAATTGATTTGAGAACAgcaaatgattattattatctcaGGCTCTTATATTTATATTAAATCCTGGATTGACGAAAATGACACAAGCGCCGCTATCGTACTGTGACGTATCATAGTGACGacagcggacgaaaagtgtctgcggacgaaaaatactttttttcaagaatagttCAGTTTTCACCAGGAGAATAGTATATAAAATGTAATATTTTGTTGTGGTCAACGAAAAATATGTTCATTTGGCTTTATCATTATATttcctttgaaaaaattattcatttcaagaaaaataacacataatagCAGGAAGAAATGAATTAAGTACTTTTAAGTTTTAGAATGGAGttttcgaaattaaaaatcatttaaaaattggaaaaattatacagggtgggcaaaattcgttatctactgaggagatctcgagaactatggcagctagaagaaaacggatgacacttCTCTATGCTCTTTTTTAGAGAAACAAacaatggtgaaaaccgtagcctcctacgattcttcgttcttgagttattagcaaaaaataagattttgacgatttcgaaaagttctcataactttttttgtctttgaagttacagatctgaaacttgaaccttctgcaggcacttttttacgtagaatccactgacaagcacgaaatatttttttagttcgaatcattaggcgtttttttaaatgaaaacttttattgaattcgttatttttgaattgtaaaaaaatttttgtcagtagattctacgtaaagAAGTGCCTGTAGGAGGtccaagtttcagatatgtaacttcaaagacaaaaaagttatgagaattttaCGAAATCGTCAagatctcattttttgcttctaactcgaaaacgaaggatcgtaggaggctacggttttcaccattctttgtttctttgaaaaagagCACGGAAATatttcatccgttttcttcttgctTTTATAGTTCtcagatcccctcagtagacaacgaattttatcCACCCTGTACACgtagataaaattttttttgaaatatatacctgtaaaaaaaaaattgcgtttatacttacaaaaaaattaacgcacattctgaaaatctcaatttcaatgaaagtgtactgtgaaagaagagaattgaacaattttcaaaatactgaaatgctgataagtgatttaatacttggtatttccaccccttgcgttaattacagctcggcaacgacggttcatactcaaaattagtgatcttaaaatgttctgatctaatccttcccagatttctccgagttggattcctaagtcattaagagtagctggatgattttctgaacttctcagccttctattcaggttgtcccaaacctgctcaatcggattgagatctggacttcttgctggccattccattcgagagacttcaacctcttcaaggtactcctgaacgatgcgcgcacgatggggtatggcattatcgtccataaaaatgaaattttcaccaatgtatggggcaaatggcactacatgatcttcaagaatgttccttatatacttatcagcattcatagttccattatcaacgaccactaggtctgtgcgagcagtcaaagatattccaccccataccataatcgatcctcccccgaaaccagtagtattcaggaaattgcactgagcatatctttcatgtggacgtctgtaaacaagggaacgtcgatcacaatggtagaagcagaatctagactcatctgtgaagagaactctttcccaatcggccgcttcccaatggatatgctctctcgcaaaatccaaacgcgcccttcgatgggctggggtaagagctgggcctcttgacgcgacacgaggccttaaatcatattctctgaggagatttcttattgtctgagtgctaattcgcacctcatgagtttgctcaagctgaatttgaaggaggcgagcggttgcaaaccgttgtcttaacgaagaaactctcaagtaacgttcttgaatggcagttgttacccgtggtctaccctgtcctggtcttcggacattcatacctgtctccctgaatcgctgcaacattctggacacacttgtatgggaaactccaaaccattctgtaattcttgtgtatgtccacccttcttctggcaaaactaccgcttgggcacattcctcttgggtcaaatagcgtgtttcgcgttgcatagcgatcgagtgtagaaaatcaaacgaaagaagaactattgatcactagaattgatcgagaacaactgattttagaatggagccaatacattcaaaatctgataatatcatcttttttcattcctgctctgaaaaaacatctgtattgaagaaaaccgttgaaagtggataacatatgcattcataattctgataaaaataattatcattgagaacaccttcagttgtagaataaatttgagatttccataatgtgcgttaatttttttgcgcagtgtatttctttTTCGTCCATTTTAGCTGTTGCATGCGAAAAACGCCTCGTTATTTTCTGTTTCTGGTAGGATTAATTCAGTTTTATCCTCAATATTGTGTGCCTTCAGGTACCACACTCCCAATGTAGTCTACATCAAAACTGAAGATCCCGATCTGCCTGCGTTCTATTTCGATCCTCTGATCAATCCTATTTCCCATCGCCACGCCGTCAAGAGTTTGGAACCTCTACCCGAAGACGACGAAGAGTATATTTTACCCGATACCGTACAACCGTTCTTGCAAGAAACTCCCTTGTACACCGACAACACAGCCAACGGTATAGCTCTCCTGTGGGCCCCGAGACCTTTCAACATGAGATCAGGTACGTAAatcagtaaaaaaaattttggagtTTGGATGATGGTATTTGATGATGATTCGCGCAGGGGTCCTGAAGCTGGTTGAAATGTGGACCAGTAACTGGCATTGTAATCGACATTGGTCGATACATGTTTGGTTAGATAAAGCGCTTCTGAAAAATCCCATTCAATCTACGATTTCTCGTCTTGTAATTCCCCATTTCAACGCTTCAACTTCAACGTTTAGGTCGGTGCCGAAGAGCCATCGATATTCCCCTGGTGAAAAGTTGGTACATGGAACACAGCCCTCCCGGCCAACCCGTGAAGGTCCGCGTCAGTTACCAGAAACTCTTGAAGTACTACGTCTTGAACGCCCTCAAACACAGGCATCCGAAGCCGCAGAAGAAGAGGTACCTCTTCAGGTCGTTCAAGGCCACCAAATTCTTCCAAACCACCAACATCGACTGGGTGGAGGCCGGTTTGCAGGTCTGCAGACAGGGCTACAACATGCTCAATCTGCTCATTCACCGAAAGAACCTGAATTACCTCCATCTGGATTATAATTTCAACCTGAAGCCGGTGAAGACTTTGACGACGAAGGAGAGGAAAAAGTCCAGGTTCGGAAATGGTAAATTGTTCGCGGATTTGTCGGAAGTGTATGTTTTAAAAGACGCGTTTTTTCAGCGTTCCATCTGTGCAGGGAGATTTTACGATTGACGAAACTTATAATAGATTCTCACGTGCAGTACAGGCTGAACAACGTGGACGCTTTTCAACTCGCCGACGGTCTTCAGTATATTTTTGCACACGTGGGTCAGTTGACGGGGATGTACCGTTACAAGTACAAACTTATGAGGCAAATCCGGATGTGCAAGGATCTGAAGCATCTGATCTATTACAGATTCAATACGGTGAGTACTTCGTCTTTCGAATATTATGATTTATTTAGGTAACAGTCTATTCCGGTGATGATATAAAGAGTTGTAGGCCAGGAGACACAACCTTTCGGGACGATTCGccttaaaaaaatcacaatGAGATGCCCACCCTTGTGCTTGATGGGTACTAACCTCACTTTCGTCAAACTGACGTGGATTTGTTTGCACGTGCGTTTGGTGAACttcgaaaatctcatttttctcGGTCTTTCACGATCTGGCAACTTTAGTGACACAAGGGGCAGCGATTTGGTCAAATGGACAAATAGAGGGATTTCTGAAACCTCTGAATCAGTTGAAGGTCCCACTTGGTGCTTAAGAATTTAGTATTTACCGATGAAGTGTTGAGAAATGATAATTTTTGATGATGATTCGCGCAGGGGTCCTGAAGCTGGTTGTAATGTGGACCAGTAACTGGCATTGTAGTTGGCATTGGTCGACACATGCTTAGTTAGAAAATGCGCTTCTGAAAGAAGTATCGTTTCATCGGCATATAGAGTGATTCACTGGGATGGCCTATTGGACGTTTTTGGAAAACTAATCCCAAATTTTGGCTCGAAATTTTTATGCAAAGTTTTCAACAATGTATAatgagagttgctctttcagaatatgtatcacatttccatctacggtcacTTTTATTGAGAAATAAGTCACTCGTAAGCTGACCttaaaaaaatcctgaaaaagatgggtacatttaaaaattcgtcaagaccgaacggttgcacctagatggatgaaattctcagatttgttactagaagagttgctctttcagaatatgtataacatttccatctacggttacttttattgagagataaacgactcgcaagctgaccttcgaaaaatcctgaaaaagatgggtacatttaaaaattcgtcaagaccgaacggttgcacctagatggatgaaattctcagatttgttactagaagagttgctctttcagaatatgtataacatttccatctacggttacttttattgagagataaacgactcgcaagctgaccttcgaaaaatcctgaaaaagatgggtacatttaaaaattcgtcaagaccgaacggttgcacctagatggatgaaattctcagatttgttactagaagagttgctctttcagaatatgtataacatttccatctacggttacttttattgagagataaacgactcgcaagctgaccttcgaaaaatcctgaaaaagatgggtacatttaaaaattcgtcaagaccgaacggttgcacctagatgtatgaaattctcagatttgttactagaagagttgctctttcagaatatttcaGTGTataacatttccatctacggttacttttattgagagattaACTACTCTCATGCTGACCTTCGAAATATCctgaaaaagttgggttcagttaaaaattcgtcaagaccgaacggttgcatatagatggatgaaattctcagatttgttactaaaagagttgctctttcagaatatgtatcacattttcatgtacggttacttttattgagagataaactacTCAAAAGGTAACCTTGGAA from Coccinella septempunctata chromosome 1, icCocSept1.1, whole genome shotgun sequence includes:
- the LOC123322590 gene encoding uncharacterized protein LOC123322590 isoform X3, giving the protein MPTDMTTLPPGWEAKIDKKSGKTYYINHQDKTTTWDHPCKTFPKKWTSNTNGYPKNTGTEYIGLQDFSPRNRGSPLTVRPKTQESPLSSNSVNTDEAVSKIAAMFPTVSEAHIRLLMKKYMKSIFPKAEETLILEILSNHDNNIQKSSEKLREMGFEKKDSLKISQQKYEMQIKSEEDKEEDPKSPSPIPKVLTTQEKETVKSDVQKEHQDIPEQLIQIALESVDFDREKARNLLKGITLMESKTEEGKIVECSEVDNEAVGKNDENLLPVSMSRQSLKSLLKSERVEKEKVKISRGNDSGYKSNNLSSVVGPNPALAKGNKENLLLEDYVKWLGPDRTICKGANPGLAKGPSASNKIDKRVGASGPNSDNRKGPNKSLVKGSIFSQMKATAGVAGESRGK
- the LOC123322590 gene encoding uncharacterized protein LOC123322590 isoform X1, which produces MPTDMTTLPPGWEAKIDKKSGKTYYINHQDKTTTWDHPCKTFPKKWTSNTNGYPKNTGTEYIGLQDFSPRNRGSPLTVRPKTQESPLSSNSVNTDEAVSKIAAMFPTVSEAHIRLLMKKFHNREVLVISALQVEKNPVTTPGPFATPPPQRNIFQNLGHAPSSMTPPLGVYRAHAKGGMNHASGTNSYTNSPRIGDYCRSTSRPHSSPKLKLRYMKSIFPKAEETLILEILSNHDNNIQKSSEKLREMGFEKKDSLKISQQKYEMQIKSEEDKEEDPKSPSPIPKVLTTQEKETVKSDVQKEHQDIPEQLIQIALESVDFDREKARNLLKGITLMESKTEEGKIVECSEVDNEAVGKNDENLLPVSMSRQSLKSLLKSERVEKEKVKISRGNDSGYKSNNLSSVVGPNPALAKGNKENLLLEDYVKWLGPDRTICKGANPGLAKGPSASNKIDKRVGASGPNSDNRKGPNKSLVKGSIFSQMKATAGVAGESRGK
- the LOC123322590 gene encoding uncharacterized protein LOC123322590 isoform X2 yields the protein MPTDMTTLPPGWEAKIDKKSGKTYYINHQDKTTTWDHPCKTFPKKWTSNTNGYPKNTGTEYIGLQDFSPRNRGSPLTVRPKTQESPLSSNSVNTDEAVSKIAAMFPTVSEAHIRLLMKNCRYMKSIFPKAEETLILEILSNHDNNIQKSSEKLREMGFEKKDSLKISQQKYEMQIKSEEDKEEDPKSPSPIPKVLTTQEKETVKSDVQKEHQDIPEQLIQIALESVDFDREKARNLLKGITLMESKTEEGKIVECSEVDNEAVGKNDENLLPVSMSRQSLKSLLKSERVEKEKVKISRGNDSGYKSNNLSSVVGPNPALAKGNKENLLLEDYVKWLGPDRTICKGANPGLAKGPSASNKIDKRVGASGPNSDNRKGPNKSLVKGSIFSQMKATAGVAGESRGK